Proteins from a genomic interval of Corallincola holothuriorum:
- a CDS encoding glutamate decarboxylase — protein MSNRDEHNDPNISMYEEFQLEIGENEFPKTGVSARSAKARLEAHMWTDANPMLNLSSFVTTFIEPELKELEGAHAHVNYVDHDMYPKTYDLETRMVNMIHQLWNGPADVEPYGAATVGSSEACMLAGLAHKWNWREARKAAGKDASKPNMVTGGNVQIVWKKFMKYFDVEAKIVPLEVGNYRLTAEHLDEYVDENTICVVAIAGQTFTGEDDEIQEIHDWLDAYEKKTGISIPLHIDGASGGFVNPFLYPDYEWDFRLPRVQSINASGHKFGLVNPGLGWVVFRDKKVFNEDLIFYVNYLGGESPTATLNFSRNAAPIIAQAYQFMRYGFEGYKRIMELTMENTVHLRDLLLESGYFEVMNKTQRIPVVALTLKDHVKNFNEFDVSAKVREKGWVLSAYTMPPKAETVVSLRIVVRAHLNKHVIGQLAEDIINACKYLEEHGGTATPPALHSHDKSSPKC, from the coding sequence ATGAGCAACAGAGACGAACATAACGATCCAAACATTTCAATGTATGAAGAGTTCCAGCTGGAGATTGGTGAAAACGAATTTCCAAAAACTGGCGTTTCCGCTCGTTCAGCGAAAGCGCGGTTGGAAGCCCACATGTGGACTGACGCCAATCCGATGCTCAACCTGTCCAGCTTTGTGACCACTTTTATTGAGCCTGAATTAAAAGAGCTTGAGGGAGCCCATGCTCATGTCAACTATGTTGACCATGACATGTACCCTAAGACATATGACCTTGAAACCAGAATGGTCAACATGATCCATCAACTCTGGAATGGCCCGGCAGATGTTGAACCTTATGGTGCGGCTACCGTAGGTAGCTCTGAAGCGTGTATGTTGGCGGGATTAGCTCACAAGTGGAATTGGCGCGAAGCGAGAAAGGCAGCAGGAAAAGATGCCAGCAAACCCAATATGGTCACTGGTGGGAACGTCCAGATTGTCTGGAAAAAGTTCATGAAGTACTTCGATGTTGAAGCGAAGATTGTGCCGCTGGAAGTCGGTAACTACCGTCTAACAGCAGAACACCTCGATGAATACGTTGATGAAAATACAATCTGTGTCGTTGCAATTGCAGGTCAGACCTTCACTGGTGAGGATGACGAAATTCAGGAGATACATGATTGGTTAGATGCTTATGAAAAGAAAACCGGCATCTCAATTCCGTTGCATATTGATGGCGCGTCAGGTGGTTTTGTAAATCCTTTCCTTTATCCCGACTACGAATGGGACTTCCGCTTGCCTCGGGTGCAGTCGATTAATGCATCTGGGCATAAATTTGGCTTGGTTAATCCTGGACTAGGCTGGGTCGTGTTTAGGGACAAAAAAGTTTTTAATGAAGACCTTATATTCTATGTGAACTACCTTGGTGGAGAATCGCCCACAGCAACACTCAATTTCAGTCGCAATGCGGCACCCATTATTGCGCAGGCATATCAGTTTATGCGTTATGGCTTTGAAGGCTATAAACGTATTATGGAACTGACTATGGAAAATACGGTTCACCTCCGAGATCTACTGTTGGAAAGCGGTTATTTCGAAGTGATGAACAAAACCCAACGTATTCCTGTGGTGGCGTTAACACTGAAAGATCACGTTAAGAACTTTAACGAGTTTGATGTATCAGCCAAAGTACGAGAAAAAGGTTGGGTACTGTCAGCTTATACCATGCCACCCAAAGCAGAAACGGTCGTTTCATTACGGATCGTTGTGCGAGCCCACCTAAACAAACACGTTATTGGTCAATTGGCAGAAGATATAATCAACGCCTGTAAGTATCTGGAAGAGCATGGTGGTACAGCCACACCACCAGCCTTACACAGTCACGATAAGTCCTCACCTAAGTGCTAA